Below is a genomic region from Rhododendron vialii isolate Sample 1 chromosome 5a, ASM3025357v1.
aaaaaccccaataaGACTTTTGTCAACTGTCAGCTTGTTCAATGTCAGAGTTCCAGTTTTATCGCTGCAAAGCACATTCATGCCTGCCATTTCTTCAATTGCTGTCATTCTTTTCGTCATGGCCCCCTACAATGGGAAAAAAGGATGGTCTTACATACTAACACACTTAAACGGTGGGAGCCAATTGCCATTGTGACAGATAAAACTGTAGGCATTGCAATGGGGATTCCTCCAATAAGAAGTACAAGCAAATTGTCAATTCCTGGACGATAGTCCCGATGTTGAATTGGATACATTACATTGATCTCTATTACCATTCCCAGAGCAATAGAACATATAAAGAAAATCCCAATGGCAGTCAAGACCTACCAAGCAAGAAAGAGAATTGGAGAATACAAAAATCAGTACCAAATTACAAAACTCCAAAAGGACGAGGAAcgtaaaaatgaaaaatgaacaaCCAACACTGGGGGGCACTAAAATTGAACGCAAAGAATGAAGTAAATGTACTCAAGGAACAAGTTGGACAATTTCTACTTGTCATCCCTGTGGCACTTAACttattctctttctttcctgGTGACCATAGTTCATAACCtttgcaaaaaatatttatacttgaATCTCCATACCTTCTGAAAGTGACCAACTTGGTTTGTGCTGCCCACAAGGTGAGCAGCCTTGCCAAAGAAGGTATAGACACCAGTGGCAATGACCACTGCTTCAATCTCTCCCTGTGTAAGGTACTTTTTCGTTTCTActaaacttcttttttctttgagtcataatatttattttgtagacacgagagagagacaggtgattaattcatacaaaatagcatgatgaataaaaaaaaataaaaaaatgttgggAGAATGGGTATTTAATCTCAGAGGAGTCATTTtcccactttcttttttgatatccatTCCCTTTGTGTTTTTTAACTTGTCATTgaaaaagtgtgttttttttttttttggctgaaaagaataaagaaatTAAGTGTGGATATAAAATGaagagtttgaaaattatttcccttttctctGGCCCTTTTACACTTGATACAGAAAACTTGATGAGTGTAAACAAAAATTAAGGAGGCGTTTCCAGTAGTGaataaattttgagaaaaaatttgtagCAATCAAGTTGTTAGATATTTTCCGTTGTGAATAAGTTATcaagaaatgtcaagttgtttccggtagtgaataaattatAGATTTGTTTgagagtagagttactgtagcgaaaaaatttttatttacaagTTGTTAGTTACCGTGAACAAGATGATAAAATGTCAAAACTTGTTAATTTATGTGAATAATATGCTAAAAATGTCTACATTTTTTTCATACTCCATAAATTGCTACCGAAAACATGgccaaaaattgacaaaaagatGAAAAGAGGATAGAGAATAGCAAGGACATCAAAATTAATAAGACAGGTGTAGGTGGATGTTAACGCCATTGGTTTGCCGTTTGTCTTGGGTATCTGGCCATCGAGAATTGTTGATGTGTCAGAATAATGACATATGGCAGGTTTTGATTGGTGAGAGGCAACACCCGTAAAAAATGACGTGTTTGCCCCgagggcaacgaataatttctcgtgAATAAGGATTCCCATGGGAAAGGTGAAGTGATGTTTTGGGAGCAGacaggagagagcgagagagagagagagagagagagagagtggcacATGGGCGGGTGGTggcagagagagaaaggttaGCAACTTGACTTCTTGTTGACTTGCATCGTGCGAGTCTTCTTTTGTAGTAGGATagaaaaacattcaatttttttaataccctgaaaacatttcttttcaGAGATCACACTGGGTGGTGGTCATTCATTTTGCAAAACTTATCCAGCAACTTTGAGCTTGCAAGAACTCTGAGCCTACCTTTGATCCAGAATAAACAAGGGAATATGGCTCTGTCACTCGTTACGAATTTGCTCACAACTCTCCAACCTTTGGTTGATAAAGAGGTGGTATTGCTTTGGGGGGTTGGCAAAGAGATGACAAAGCTGTCAAGCACGCTCTCCACGATCGAGGCAGTCCTCGAAGATGCAGAGAGAAATCACCAAGAAGATAGAGCAGTACAAGATTGGTTGCAAAAGCTTAAAGATGCTGCTTACGAGGTCGATGACATCTTGGATGAATGCTCCACGGAAATCCTCCGATGGGAATCTAAAGGCCAAAGTTCTGGGTCTCTGAAGAAGGTAGGTACTTCTTTGCTATACCCTTTCAAAAACGTTATATTCCGTCACAGGATAGGGCATATGGTGAAAGAGATCTCAGAGAAATTAGCTGCGATCGCTGATGAGCGCAGCAAGTTTCACTTTCGTAACATGGTAGTGGAGAGCCGAGATGAATTCACTAAAAGTCGTGAAACTAGCTCCCTTTTAACTCTACCAGAACTGATTGGGAGAAATCAAGATAAAGAAAAGATTATAAAAGTTTTGTTGGAGGACGCACTTGAGAGGGACGAGGAGGTTTCTGTGTACCCCATAATCGGTATGGGAGGGCTCGGAAAGACGACGCTGGCGCAAGCTGCCTTCAACGACGAGAGAATGAAGATCCACTTCGACCTTAGGATATGGGTTTATGTATCTCAAGATTTCGATCTTAAAAGAGTGATAAAATCAACCATAGAATCCATATCAGGGGACACTTGTCAAGTGTCAGACTTGGATTCTCTACAGAAAAAACTTCGAGAGATGTTGAATGGGAAAAGATTTCTGATTGTGTTGGATGATGTATGGGGCGAAGGTCAAGAGAAGTGGGATAAGTTGAGGTACACAATAGCATGCGGATCTAAAGGTAGTTCTATTATCGTCACTACTCGTGTTGCAAAGGTTGTATCAATCATGGGAACTCTCCCAACTCACTACTTGTCCTATTTATCGGAAGAAGATTGCTGGCTGTTGTTTAAGCAACGTGCATTTGGAAATGGCAATGAAGAGCGTCCAAACCTGGTGGCTATTGGGAAAGATATAGTGAAAAAGTGTGGGGGTGTACCTTTAGCTGCTACAGCTCTTGGAGGGCTCCTGCGGTTCCAACGTGTGGAAAGTAAGTGGCTTTCTATTAAAGAGAGTGAAATTTGGAACTTACCGCAGGATGGAAATCCCATCTTGCCAGCCTTGAGATTAAGTTACTATAATCTCCCATTGGAATTCAGACGATGTTTTGCTTATTGTGCCTTCTTTCCAAAGGGTTCtaaaattgaaaaaggaaatttaattCGTCTTTGGATGGCCAATGGCTATATATCTCGCAAAGACAAACAAGAAGTTCTTGGTGACCACATTTGGAGCGAACTATGCTGGAGATCTTTTTTCCAACGTTTGGATAAACCTGAAACTGAAACATATAGATCGCTCACATCAAAACGTTGTGAAAAAGAGTGTGAGATATGGTTCAAGATGCATGATCTTGTGCATGATCTCGCTCAATATATCATCAAGGATGAACGCCATATGATGGAGTATAGAGGTTCCAGTGATACAAGTGATAGAAAAGTTCGCCAAGTCTCCATAAGGATGTTAAGAGAGGGAGATCAAGCAACATATTCCCCCTTTCAACCAGACAAGTGTGATTTTAGAAAATTTGGCTCACTGCGAGTATTTGAGGCAAGGGGCATTCAAATGATGAAGTTGCCATCCTCAATTGACAAGTTGAAACACTTACGGTATTTGGACATTTCGGGCTCAGAAATCAATCATCTTCCTAATTCAATTTGTACCTTGTGGAATTTGCAGACATTAATTCTAGATAGATGTAGACACCTCAAGAGACTGCCCAATAATATGAAATGCTTGAGAAATCTGCGACATCTGCACCTGTcaagctgttcgtt
It encodes:
- the LOC131325401 gene encoding disease resistance protein RGA2-like isoform X1; translation: MALSLVTNLLTTLQPLVDKEVVLLWGVGKEMTKLSSTLSTIEAVLEDAERNHQEDRAVQDWLQKLKDAAYEVDDILDECSTEILRWESKGQSSGSLKKVGTSLLYPFKNVIFRHRIGHMVKEISEKLAAIADERSKFHFRNMVVESRDEFTKSRETSSLLTLPELIGRNQDKEKIIKVLLEDALERDEEVSVYPIIGMGGLGKTTLAQAAFNDERMKIHFDLRIWVYVSQDFDLKRVIKSTIESISGDTCQVSDLDSLQKKLREMLNGKRFLIVLDDVWGEGQEKWDKLRYTIACGSKGSSIIVTTRVAKVVSIMGTLPTHYLSYLSEEDCWLLFKQRAFGNGNEERPNLVAIGKDIVKKCGGVPLAATALGGLLRFQRVESKWLSIKESEIWNLPQDGNPILPALRLSYYNLPLEFRRCFAYCAFFPKGSKIEKGNLIRLWMANGYISRKDKQEVLGDHIWSELCWRSFFQRLDKPETETYRSLTSKRCEKECEIWFKMHDLVHDLAQYIIKDERHMMEYRGSSDTSDRKVRQVSIRMLREGDQATYSPFQPDKCDFRKFGSLRVFEARGIQMMKLPSSIDKLKHLRYLDISGSEINHLPNSICTLWNLQTLILDRCRHLKRLPNNMKCLRNLRHLHLSSCSLMEMPPEIGQLTCLKELSLFVVGKNKGCHLSELQHLNLGGVLRIEHLERVKNPMDAKEANLVGKHNLRMLILCWEDNDESESQENVEELIEALEPHPNIEKLVIKNYYGTHLPHWMMDLKNIDLIELRSCKNCLKLPPIGQLPLLRRLSIWSMDKVNYIDDDLPDGGPVRGFPSLEVLMLDNLSSLTGLSTKEGKELFPLLRRMEIAGCSNLSFRSISSLKTLSVVGPCINVVLESISTFESLTSLVFDRNDEAICFPEEVLRNRTLLKSLRIDRFTKLKSLPNGLAHLTALKSLSIHSCHKLKSLPEEGLLGLESLQRLSICNCIEFSSLSEGLQHLVCLESLEIIACPKLVALPEGVKHLKSLQRLQMGGYSDVSVALPETLQHVPALQYLDISYPTLTSLPDWLGNLTTLQSLIISRCPKISSLPASIQRLTGLRRLTIAECSPELARRCEKGKGEDWHKIAHIPQVNVYAPAKPKACCFGIMRLSESDSESDIVSSNWLQLQYDGSSFRSGCSLSSDALPAEACGLLRGMSVRVSHYILSNAERTGQCRFCL
- the LOC131325401 gene encoding disease resistance protein RGA2-like isoform X5, with amino-acid sequence MALSLVTNLLTTLQPLVDKEVVLLWGVGKEMTKLSSTLSTIEAVLEDAERNHQEDRAVQDWLQKLKDAAYEVDDILDECSTEILRWESKGQSSGSLKKVGTSLLYPFKNVIFRHRIGHMVKEISEKLAAIADERSKFHFRNMVVESRDEFTKSRETSSLLTLPELIGRNQDKEKIIKVLLEDALERDEEVSVYPIIGMGGLGKTTLAQAAFNDERMKIHFDLRIWVYVSQDFDLKRVIKSTIESISGDTCQVSDLDSLQKKLREMLNGKRFLIVLDDVWGEGQEKWDKLRYTIACGSKGSSIIVTTRVAKVVSIMGTLPTHYLSYLSEEDCWLLFKQRAFGNGNEERPNLVAIGKDIVKKCGGVPLAATALGGLLRFQRVESKWLSIKESEIWNLPQDGNPILPALRLSYYNLPLEFRRCFAYCAFFPKGSKIEKGNLIRLWMANGYISRKDKQEVLGDHIWSELCWRSFFQRLDKPETETYRSLTSKRCEKECEIWFKMHDLVHDLAQYIIKDERHMMEYRGSSDTSDRKVRQVSIRMLREGDQATYSPFQPDKCDFRKFGSLRVFEARGIQMMKLPSSIDKLKHLRYLDISGSEINHLPNSICTLWNLQTLILDRCRHLKRLPNNMKCLRNLRHLHLSSCSLMEMPPEIGQLTCLKELSLFVVGKNKGCHLSELQHLNLGGVLRIEHLERVKNPMDAKEANLVGKHNLRMLILCWEDNDESESQENVEELIEALEPHPNIEKLVIKNYYGTHLPHWMMDLKNIDLIELRSCKNCLKLPPIGQLPLLRRLSIWSMDKVNYIDDDLPDGGPVRGFPSLEVLMLDNLSSLTGLSTKEGKELFPLLRRMEIAGCSNLSFRSISSLKTLSVVGPCINVVLESISTFESLTSLVFDRNDEAICFPEEVLRNRTLLKSLRIDRFTKLKSLPNGLAHLTALKSLSIHSCHKLKSLPEEGLLGLESLQRLSICNCIEFSSLSEGLQHLVCLESLEIIACPKLVALPEGVKHLKSLQRLQMGGYSDVSVALPETLQHVPALQYLDISYPTLTSLPDWLGNLTTLQSLIISRCPKISSLPASIQRLTGLRRLTIAECSPELARRCEKGKGEDWHKIAHIPQVNVYAPAKPKGYNCNMMAARSEVVAASVRMHCRRKLVGCSGGCRFE
- the LOC131325401 gene encoding disease resistance protein RGA2-like isoform X4, which translates into the protein MALSLVTNLLTTLQPLVDKEVVLLWGVGKEMTKLSSTLSTIEAVLEDAERNHQEDRAVQDWLQKLKDAAYEVDDILDECSTEILRWESKGQSSGSLKKVGTSLLYPFKNVIFRHRIGHMVKEISEKLAAIADERSKFHFRNMVVESRDEFTKSRETSSLLTLPELIGRNQDKEKIIKVLLEDALERDEEVSVYPIIGMGGLGKTTLAQAAFNDERMKIHFDLRIWVYVSQDFDLKRVIKSTIESISGDTCQVSDLDSLQKKLREMLNGKRFLIVLDDVWGEGQEKWDKLRYTIACGSKGSSIIVTTRVAKVVSIMGTLPTHYLSYLSEEDCWLLFKQRAFGNGNEERPNLVAIGKDIVKKCGGVPLAATALGGLLRFQRVESKWLSIKESEIWNLPQDGNPILPALRLSYYNLPLEFRRCFAYCAFFPKGSKIEKGNLIRLWMANGYISRKDKQEVLGDHIWSELCWRSFFQRLDKPETETYRSLTSKRCEKECEIWFKMHDLVHDLAQYIIKDERHMMEYRGSSDTSDRKVRQVSIRMLREGDQATYSPFQPDKCDFRKFGSLRVFEARGIQMMKLPSSIDKLKHLRYLDISGSEINHLPNSICTLWNLQTLILDRCRHLKRLPNNMKCLRNLRHLHLSSCSLMEMPPEIGQLTCLKELSLFVVGKNKGCHLSELQHLNLGGVLRIEHLERVKNPMDAKEANLVGKHNLRMLILCWEDNDESESQENVEELIEALEPHPNIEKLVIKNYYGTHLPHWMMDLKNIDLIELRSCKNCLKLPPIGQLPLLRRLSIWSMDKVNYIDDDLPDGGPVRGFPSLEVLMLDNLSSLTGLSTKEGKELFPLLRRMEIAGCSNLSFRSISSLKTLSVVGPCINVVLESISTFESLTSLVFDRNDEAICFPEEVLRNRTLLKSLRIDRFTKLKSLPNGLAHLTALKSLSIHSCHKLKSLPEEGLLGLESLQRLSICNCIEFSSLSEGLQHLVCLESLEIIACPKLVALPEGVKHLKSLQRLQMGGYSDVSVALPETLQHVPALQYLDISYPTLTSLPDWLGNLTTLQSLIISRCPKISSLPASIQRLTGLRRLTIAECSPELARRCEKGKGEDWHKIAHIPQVNVYAPAKPKVQLISTLSKLKLRLKQHLASVSEILKKHIVSCKLALNGLEA
- the LOC131325401 gene encoding disease resistance protein RGA2-like isoform X2; translation: MALSLVTNLLTTLQPLVDKEVVLLWGVGKEMTKLSSTLSTIEAVLEDAERNHQEDRAVQDWLQKLKDAAYEVDDILDECSTEILRWESKGQSSGSLKKVGTSLLYPFKNVIFRHRIGHMVKEISEKLAAIADERSKFHFRNMVVESRDEFTKSRETSSLLTLPELIGRNQDKEKIIKVLLEDALERDEEVSVYPIIGMGGLGKTTLAQAAFNDERMKIHFDLRIWVYVSQDFDLKRVIKSTIESISGDTCQVSDLDSLQKKLREMLNGKRFLIVLDDVWGEGQEKWDKLRYTIACGSKGSSIIVTTRVAKVVSIMGTLPTHYLSYLSEEDCWLLFKQRAFGNGNEERPNLVAIGKDIVKKCGGVPLAATALGGLLRFQRVESKWLSIKESEIWNLPQDGNPILPALRLSYYNLPLEFRRCFAYCAFFPKGSKIEKGNLIRLWMANGYISRKDKQEVLGDHIWSELCWRSFFQRLDKPETETYRSLTSKRCEKECEIWFKMHDLVHDLAQYIIKDERHMMEYRGSSDTSDRKVRQVSIRMLREGDQATYSPFQPDKCDFRKFGSLRVFEARGIQMMKLPSSIDKLKHLRYLDISGSEINHLPNSICTLWNLQTLILDRCRHLKRLPNNMKCLRNLRHLHLSSCSLMEMPPEIGQLTCLKELSLFVVGKNKGCHLSELQHLNLGGVLRIEHLERVKNPMDAKEANLVGKHNLRMLILCWEDNDESESQENVEELIEALEPHPNIEKLVIKNYYGTHLPHWMMDLKNIDLIELRSCKNCLKLPPIGQLPLLRRLSIWSMDKVNYIDDDLPDGGPVRGFPSLEVLMLDNLSSLTGLSTKEGKELFPLLRRMEIAGCSNLSFRSISSLKTLSVVGPCINVVLESISTFESLTSLVFDRNDEAICFPEEVLRNRTLLKSLRIDRFTKLKSLPNGLAHLTALKSLSIHSCHKLKSLPEEGLLGLESLQRLSICNCIEFSSLSEGLQHLVCLESLEIIACPKLVALPEGVKHLKSLQRLQMGGYSDVSVALPETLQHVPALQYLDISYPTLTSLPDWLGNLTTLQSLIISRCPKISSLPASIQRLTGLRRLTIAECSPELARRCEKGKGEDWHKIAHIPQVNVYAPAKPKVQYQVLSCLQGYNCNMMAARSEVVAASVRMHCRRKLVGCSGGCRFE
- the LOC131325401 gene encoding disease resistance protein RGA2-like isoform X3 encodes the protein MALSLVTNLLTTLQPLVDKEVVLLWGVGKEMTKLSSTLSTIEAVLEDAERNHQEDRAVQDWLQKLKDAAYEVDDILDECSTEILRWESKGQSSGSLKKVGTSLLYPFKNVIFRHRIGHMVKEISEKLAAIADERSKFHFRNMVVESRDEFTKSRETSSLLTLPELIGRNQDKEKIIKVLLEDALERDEEVSVYPIIGMGGLGKTTLAQAAFNDERMKIHFDLRIWVYVSQDFDLKRVIKSTIESISGDTCQVSDLDSLQKKLREMLNGKRFLIVLDDVWGEGQEKWDKLRYTIACGSKGSSIIVTTRVAKVVSIMGTLPTHYLSYLSEEDCWLLFKQRAFGNGNEERPNLVAIGKDIVKKCGGVPLAATALGGLLRFQRVESKWLSIKESEIWNLPQDGNPILPALRLSYYNLPLEFRRCFAYCAFFPKGSKIEKGNLIRLWMANGYISRKDKQEVLGDHIWSELCWRSFFQRLDKPETETYRSLTSKRCEKECEIWFKMHDLVHDLAQYIIKDERHMMEYRGSSDTSDRKVRQVSIRMLREGDQATYSPFQPDKCDFRKFGSLRVFEARGIQMMKLPSSIDKLKHLRYLDISGSEINHLPNSICTLWNLQTLILDRCRHLKRLPNNMKCLRNLRHLHLSSCSLMEMPPEIGQLTCLKELSLFVVGKNKGCHLSELQHLNLGGVLRIEHLERVKNPMDAKEANLVGKHNLRMLILCWEDNDESESQENVEELIEALEPHPNIEKLVIKNYYGTHLPHWMMDLKNIDLIELRSCKNCLKLPPIGQLPLLRRLSIWSMDKVNYIDDDLPDGGPVRGFPSLEVLMLDNLSSLTGLSTKEGKELFPLLRRMEIAGCSNLSFRSISSLKTLSVVGPCINVVLESISTFESLTSLVFDRNDEAICFPEEVLRNRTLLKSLRIDRFTKLKSLPNGLAHLTALKSLSIHSCHKLKSLPEEGLLGLESLQRLSICNCIEFSSLSEGLQHLVCLESLEIIACPKLVALPEGVKHLKSLQRLQMGGYSDVSVALPETLQHVPALQYLDISYPTLTSLPDWLGNLTTLQSLIISRCPKISSLPASIQRLTGLRRLTIAECSPELARRCEKGKGEDWHKIAHIPQVNVYAPAKPKVLSCLQGYNCNMMAARSEVVAASVRMHCRRKLVGCSGGCRFE